From a region of the Synechococcus sp. PCC 7502 genome:
- a CDS encoding tetratricopeptide repeat protein produces MPTLSIELAFKYHQAGDLAEAERLYRQILIQQPHHIDANHLLGVLAHQVGNYDVAIAYIETAIKLNPRNPDFYGNLGEAYRLSGKFTEAIASFQKALKLQPHNGKTHYNLGNALQAQGNLEQAISHYQRAIDLIPNLAQAHHNLGFLLKAQGDTTKAIAAYRQALAINPNYLQALHSLGNALQESGLILEALDIYMKALELSPQSAEIYNDLGNALQANYDFDRAIVVYHKAIELKADFAEAYYNLGNAYTVRARAEEAEFSYRQALLIKHDRADWYITLGTLLKDQNKIPEAIATFQTALMYKPDCLEARLKIWLLLPIIYETTAQVSQWRTRFIEGLNQLIKSVPLDTPIQISEAVKAIQNSTNFYLAYQAQNDLELQTQYGDLVHRIMIAAYPQYAQINPNRPKSTKIRLGFISNYFRNHTVGKLFLGWLQSCDHQQFEIYCYYTGKLPTPATDAFAAVSDFIYHLPRLDTVIDQIAQDQLDILVFTDIGMHPETTQVAALRLAPVQCLAWGHPVTSGLPTIDYFLSSDLMEPEGAEAHYREQLIRLPNLSIAYARPESPQYLLERSQFQISEDAIVYLCCQSLYKYLPKYDYIFAAIAKRVPKAKFAFIYSNNGDYVTRQFKQRLDIAFARQNQNSEEHCLIMPRLNRDEYLSLNRIADIFLDTIDWSGGNTTLEAISCNLPVVTLPTQFMRGRHSYAMLQMLEVTETIASSESEYIDIAVKLGLDHPWRASIVEKIKNNSDRLYNDQVCIKALEKFWKNPHSYVSGEA; encoded by the coding sequence GTTCTTGCCCACCAAGTTGGTAACTATGACGTAGCGATCGCCTATATTGAAACTGCAATCAAGCTTAATCCCCGCAATCCAGATTTCTACGGCAATTTAGGGGAAGCATATCGATTATCAGGTAAGTTTACAGAGGCGATCGCTAGTTTCCAAAAAGCCCTAAAACTTCAACCCCATAATGGCAAAACCCACTATAACCTCGGTAATGCCTTGCAAGCTCAGGGTAATCTGGAGCAGGCAATCTCTCACTATCAACGGGCAATAGATTTAATCCCAAATTTAGCCCAGGCACATCATAATCTTGGTTTCTTATTAAAAGCTCAAGGTGATACTACTAAGGCGATCGCCGCCTATCGTCAAGCATTGGCAATTAATCCCAACTATCTCCAAGCTCTGCATAGTCTTGGGAATGCGCTCCAAGAGTCGGGACTGATTTTAGAGGCTTTGGATATTTACATGAAAGCTCTGGAACTGTCGCCGCAATCCGCAGAGATTTATAACGATCTAGGTAATGCTCTACAGGCAAATTATGACTTTGATCGGGCGATCGTGGTTTATCACAAAGCAATTGAACTTAAAGCAGATTTTGCGGAGGCTTACTATAATCTCGGCAATGCCTATACGGTTAGAGCAAGGGCTGAAGAGGCAGAGTTTTCCTATCGTCAGGCACTACTAATTAAACATGACCGTGCTGATTGGTATATTACCCTAGGTACTTTACTCAAGGATCAAAATAAAATCCCAGAGGCGATCGCCACCTTTCAAACCGCATTGATGTATAAACCAGATTGTTTAGAAGCTCGGTTAAAAATTTGGCTACTGCTACCGATTATCTATGAAACCACAGCCCAAGTTAGCCAATGGCGTACTCGATTCATTGAGGGATTAAATCAGTTGATTAAAAGCGTTCCCCTAGATACTCCCATCCAAATTAGTGAGGCAGTCAAAGCTATCCAAAATTCCACTAATTTCTACCTTGCCTACCAAGCCCAAAACGATCTGGAGTTGCAAACTCAGTATGGCGACCTAGTGCATCGAATTATGATCGCAGCCTATCCCCAGTATGCCCAAATTAATCCTAATCGACCTAAATCTACCAAAATTCGCTTAGGCTTTATTTCCAACTATTTTCGGAATCATACCGTTGGTAAATTATTTTTAGGATGGCTCCAATCCTGCGATCACCAGCAATTTGAAATTTATTGTTATTACACGGGTAAGCTACCTACGCCTGCAACCGATGCTTTTGCTGCCGTCAGTGATTTTATTTACCACCTACCTCGCCTTGATACTGTAATTGACCAAATTGCCCAAGATCAACTGGATATTTTGGTGTTTACCGATATTGGAATGCACCCTGAAACTACTCAAGTAGCAGCTTTACGATTAGCTCCTGTGCAGTGTTTGGCTTGGGGACATCCAGTCACCTCTGGACTACCCACGATCGATTACTTTTTGTCTAGCGATTTAATGGAACCAGAGGGAGCAGAGGCACATTATCGAGAGCAATTAATTCGTTTGCCCAATCTTAGTATTGCCTATGCCCGACCCGAATCTCCCCAGTATCTACTGGAGCGATCGCAATTTCAAATTTCCGAAGATGCCATAGTTTATCTGTGCTGTCAGTCCCTATATAAATATCTGCCCAAGTACGATTATATTTTTGCGGCGATCGCTAAACGAGTACCCAAGGCAAAATTTGCATTTATCTATAGTAATAACGGCGACTATGTGACCCGACAATTTAAGCAACGGTTGGACATAGCCTTTGCCCGGCAAAATCAGAATAGTGAGGAACATTGTCTGATCATGCCCCGCCTCAATCGGGATGAATACCTCAGCTTAAATCGTATTGCTGACATTTTTTTAGATACCATTGACTGGTCTGGGGGCAATACTACCCTAGAAGCTATCTCTTGTAATTTACCCGTTGTCACTCTGCCTACTCAATTTATGCGCGGTCGCCACAGCTATGCCATGCTGCAAATGTTAGAAGTTACAGAAACCATAGCCTCTAGTGAGTCTGAGTATATAGACATTGCCGTAAAGTTGGGATTGGATCACCCTTGGCGTGCCAGTATTGTGGAAAAGATTAAAAATAATAGCGATCGCCTCTATAACGATCAAGTTTGCATTAAGGCATTAGAAAAATTCTGGAAAAATCCTCATAGTTATGTAAGTGGTGAAGCCTAA